The Mycolicibacterium aurum genome segment GGGCCGATCAGGTACCCGACAGCGCACCGAACGAGGTGCTGATCGGTCATGCCGGGGCGCTGGATGCCGGTGCCGCGCTGGACATCGGCTGCGGGATGGGTGCCGACGCCGTCTGGCTCGCCACCGCGGGCTGGACCGTGACCGCGCTGGACGTCTCGCAGGTGGCGCTCGACCACGCCGCGGCACGTGCGAGCCGAGCGGGGGTTCGGGTGGACTGGGTATGCACCCGCCTCGAAGATTTCTCCCTGCCGCCGACCGGCTTCGACCTCGTCACGGCGCACTATCCCGCGCTGCGCAGCTCCCCCGGCCGCGACGCCGAGCGCGCCCTACTTGCCACAGTCGCTCCGGGAGGCACGCTGCTGGTCGTGCACCACGCCGATGTCGAGGTCGAGAGGGCTAAGGCACACGGGTTCGATCCGGCTGACTACGTCCTGCACGACGACATCGTCGCCGTGCTGGGCGAGGACTGGGACGTCACCGTCGAGAAGCGACGGGCGCGCGATGTACCGGCGGGGCTGGACGGTCAGCACACCCACGACGACGTGGTGCGCGCCCGCCGGCTGCGCTGACTACGCGGGCGGCCCCGAGGTGCGACCCCGCACCAGCTCCGTGTCGAGCATCTCGACGACCGGGAGGCCCGAGCGCGGCGGACTGTGTAGGAGTTCTCCTGCGCGACGGCCCTTTTCGATGCTGGACTGCACGACGGTGGTCAGACCGCGCTGACGCGCCTCGGGCACGCCGTCGAAGCCGGTCACCGTGATCTGACCGGGAACATAGATGCCCCGCGCGCGCAGGTGGTCCATCGCCGAGAGTGCCAGCACATCGGCGGTGCACATCAGCGCCGTGATGCGCGGGTTGGCGCCCAGGGCCACCTCGGCACCCTTACCGCCCGACGTCGGGAGGTGCTCGTAACTCTCCACCACGGTCAGCGACTCCGGATCCAGCCCAGCTGCCGACATCGCGTCGTACACGCCGCGGATACGTTCACCCTGCACGTGGAAATGCGGCGTCCGCATTCGCTCCGGATCAGCCAGCCCCGGTCCGGGACCGCCGTGTGGCCAGTCGCGCCCCAACCGCATCGTCAGCAGCCCGATCTCGCGATGACCGAGCTCGAGGACGTGCTCGGTGAGGCCACGCATTGCAGCGCGGTCGTCGATGCCGACGCGCGAGGCGCCGGGGACGTCCTTGGGCTGATCGACCACCACGACCGGAAGTTGCCGCTGCAGCGCCACCGGCAGGTACGGGTCGTCGTCTGAGGCGGAGTACACCACGAAGCCGTCCACCCCGGCAGCCAGCACCGCCGCAGATCCGTCGGCGACACTGCGATTCGGCCCGACCGCCACCAGCAGCAGTCCCTGGCCGACCGCCTCGCACGATTCGGCAAGTCCCGCAACGAAATCACGGGCCGCGGGATCGCTGAACGAGTAGTTGAGGGGCTCGGTGATCACCAGTCCGACCGCGCCGGCCCTGCGGGTGCGCAGCGACCGCGCCACCGGGTCCGGCCCCGGATAGCCGAGCTGCTTGGCCGTGGACAGCACTCGCTCCCGCAGCTCAGCCGACAACTGATCCGGCCGGTTGTAGGCGTTGGAGACGGTGGTGCGCGAGACCTTGAGTTCGGCGGCAAGCGAAGCCAGGGTCGCACGCCGTCTGGGCGTCGGGCTCCTGGACATGCTCCCCGAGGTTAGTGGATCAGGCGTCTCTCATGGGGACAGCAACACGCGCCACGCACTATGTGACCAGGACGCGGTCCGTCGACGAGCGCAGACCGCGCTCCATCGCCCACACCACGGCCCATACTCCGCAGGCGATCGTGACGATGAGGAAGCTCGGCGGCATGTTGAACATCGCGGACAGACCCAACCCGAGCCACACCGCCACCAGGTTGATCAC includes the following:
- a CDS encoding class I SAM-dependent methyltransferase, coding for MTDSSNPGVALAEEWDQRYTTWADQVPDSAPNEVLIGHAGALDAGAALDIGCGMGADAVWLATAGWTVTALDVSQVALDHAAARASRAGVRVDWVCTRLEDFSLPPTGFDLVTAHYPALRSSPGRDAERALLATVAPGGTLLVVHHADVEVERAKAHGFDPADYVLHDDIVAVLGEDWDVTVEKRRARDVPAGLDGQHTHDDVVRARRLR
- a CDS encoding LacI family DNA-binding transcriptional regulator, with amino-acid sequence MSRSPTPRRRATLASLAAELKVSRTTVSNAYNRPDQLSAELRERVLSTAKQLGYPGPDPVARSLRTRRAGAVGLVITEPLNYSFSDPAARDFVAGLAESCEAVGQGLLLVAVGPNRSVADGSAAVLAAGVDGFVVYSASDDDPYLPVALQRQLPVVVVDQPKDVPGASRVGIDDRAAMRGLTEHVLELGHREIGLLTMRLGRDWPHGGPGPGLADPERMRTPHFHVQGERIRGVYDAMSAAGLDPESLTVVESYEHLPTSGGKGAEVALGANPRITALMCTADVLALSAMDHLRARGIYVPGQITVTGFDGVPEARQRGLTTVVQSSIEKGRRAGELLHSPPRSGLPVVEMLDTELVRGRTSGPPA